In the Cloacibacillus sp. genome, CTCGACGAACCACCGGAAGAACGTCATCTTCCTCTCATTCCTCTCGGCCTTCATCCTCGGCACGGCGAAACACTTCGGGCTGCTGCAGGCTTCGATCTCGACCCCCGGCAACATGTACCGCCTCGGCGGCCATGAGGCCCCGCCCTATATCATCAGCGTCTACCTCGGCGACGCCGTGGCGGGAATGCTGCGCGCGATCGAAGAGGGCGGCGGCGGCGATGGCGTGAAGCAGACCAAGGGCACGCTCGACCTCGGACTGCCGAAGCTGCCAGATATCGTGGCCTTCGACAGCGACCGCAACCGCACGAGCCCGCTGGCCTTCACCGGCAACAAGTTTGAATTCCGCGCGCCGGGAGCTTCGCAGGCGATGGCGGTGCCGGTAATGTCGCTGCTCTCCGTCTGGGCCGCCGGACTTGAAGAGTTCCTCACCCTATTTGAGGAGCGCATAAACGGCGGCGAAGATCCCGTCGAAGCGGCGATAAAGACAATCCGCAAGGTCTCCGAGATAAATAAGGATATCCGCTTCGAGGGCGACGCCTACACGGGCGGCTGGCACGCTGAGGCGGAGCGCCGCGGGCTCGTCAAAGCCCATACTATTCCCGAGGGCATCGACCTCTTTATGGAACCCTCGACGCTGCAGATGCTCGAAGAGCTCGGCGTCTTTTCGAAAAAAGAGATGGAGGCCTTCCATACCATCAAGATGGAGAGCTTCGTAAAGAACATCGAGATAGAGATGTCCGTACTGCGCGACATGGTCTGGGAGGGAATACTTCCCGCCATCTCAAAGCAGCTCATCCTCGAGCGCGATTCCTTCGCCATCGCGGACGGCTTCGACCTTCCCGGCACAGAGAGCTGGAAGAGGATCATCGTGAAGCTTGCCGAAGCGAAGATATCGCTCATTGAAAAGACCCGCGAACTGGCGGCGCTGCGCGAAAAGATGGCGGCGATGCCGACGCGCGCGCACGCTGACGAAATTGTGAATTCAGCCGTCCCCCTCATGAAAGAGATCAGGAAGACGGCAGATTCTATAGAAATTTTCCTTTCTGGCGAAAATATGCCTTACCCCAATTACAGGAACCTCCTCTCACTTTCGGCCTAGTGCCGACCCATCCCTTAAGGGCTCCCCAGCCAAATCGGCCGGGGGGCCATTTTTACTGATTTATTTTTAGTTAATATAGTTCATATTAGGCAAGTATTTTTACTTAAATCAATGTTATAATTAATGCTAGAATAAATATTCAGAATTAATTAGTATCCTACAAGATGTAGTGAGCCTTTTTGTCGTTTAATTTAGAAACGCAAAAACGCAAAATAAAGGGGGTATCTATATGCTGAACAATGAACCTGAACTGCAGAAACAGTATGGGTTGTTTATCAATGGAGAATGGCGGCCGTCTAATGACGGGAAATACTTTAAGACCCACTGCCCGGCTAACGGGCATACGCTGGCCGAATGTGCGGAGGCAACGCGGGAGGACGTCGACCTTGCCGTAAGTACGGCCTGGGAGGCATGGAAGAGCTGGAAAGATGTCGCCCCGGCCAAAAGGGCTGATCTTCTGCTCAAGATCGCCGACGTGATCGACGCAAACAAAGAACATCTCGCGATGGTAGAATCGCTCAACAACGGCAAACCCATCCGAGAGACGATGGCCATCGACGTTCCCTTCTCAGCCGATCACTTCCGCTATTTCGCGGGGGCGGTGCGCACCGAGGAGGGCAGCGCGGCGATGCTCGACGAGAACACCATGTCGATAATCCTCCGCGAACCGATCGGCGTCGTCGGACAGATCGTACCTTGGAACTTCCCATTCCTCATGGCGGCCTGGAAACTCGCGCCGGTGCTCGCGGCTGGCTGCTGCACGGTATTTAAACCCTCGAGCCTCACGCCGCTTTCGGTGCTGGAACTTGCGCGCCTCATCGGCGACATCCTGCCGCCGGGCGTCTTCAACGTCGTCACCGGCAAAGGTTCCAAGGCCGGGCAGTTCATGCTGGAGCACGAAGGATTCAGGAAACTGGCCTTCACCGGCTCGACCGACGTCGGCGGAGATGTCGCGAAAGCCGCCGCAAACCGTCTGATCCCTTCGACGCTGGAACTCGGCGGCAAGTCGGCGAACATCTATTTCCCCGACTGCAAATGGGACATGGCGATGGACGGACTGCAGCTAGGCATCCTCTTCAACCAGGGGCAGGTCTGCTGCGCAGGCTCGCGCGTCTTCGTCCATGAGGATATTTACGACCGGTTCATACACGACGCGGTGAAGGCCTTCAACAGCATCAAAGTCGGCATGCCGTGGGAGACCGAGACCCAAATGGGCAGCCAGATAGACAAAAACCAGGTCAAAAAGATCCAGGCCGCCGTCGATATGGGCGTCGAGGAGGGAGCGCGCATCGCCTGCGGCGGACATCCCATCGCCGAGGGAGATTTCGCTAAGGGCTCCTTCTACGCGCCGACGTTGCTGGTCGACGTGACGAACGATATGAGAGTGGCGCAGGAGGAAATCTTTGGTCCCGTCGCCTGCGTCATCAAATTCAAAACGGAGGAAGAGGTCGTCGCGATGGCCAACGACAACGCCTACGGCCTCGGCGGCGCCGTCTGGACTCGCGACATAAACCGAGCGATAAGGGTCTGCCGCGGCATCGAGACTGGGCGCATGTGGGTCAACACCTACAATTCAATACCGGCCGGCGCGCCCTTCGGCGGATATAAGGCGAGCGGCGTAGGGCGTGAGACACACAAGGTGATACTCGAGCACTACACACAGATGAAAAACATCATGATAAACCTCAGCGAATCGCCAAGCGGCTTCTACCCGCGGGGTTAAAAGGCTGAAAACTAAAATAAAAGTTCCTTCGCCTGTTCTAGGCGAGGGAGCTTTTATTTTGTCCTTAAAACAGAAAAAAGTTTTATAATAACTACTATGCTGTTATAAAATGGGAATGTTAATTTAAGGAATGGGATGGTGAACACCATATGCCCCCTACAGAAAGAGCCGTGTCCATGCTGGGAGCAATATTTTCTTCATTGAAACACAGGGACTTCCGTATATTCTGGATCGGGCAGTGCGTCTCGTTAATGGGGACTTGGATGCAGCGCACGGCGCTCATCTGGCTCGTCTACACGATGACGGACTCGCCATTTCTCGTCGGACTTGTCGGCGTCGCGCAGTTCCTGCCGATGCTCCTCTTCACACTCTTTGCGGGCGCGGTCGTGGACCGTTTCCCCAAACGTAAAATACTGATCGTAACACAGTCGCTGCTGATGCTGCAGGCTTTCGCGCTGGCGCTGCTGGCCTTCTTCAACTCCGAGCAATACTGGCAGCTGCTTCTGCTCTGCGCCTTCCTCGGCATTACGACAACGATCGACATGCCGGCGCGCCTCTCGTTTTTCGCCGACCTGGTCGGCAAAGAGGACGTCATGAACGCCGTTTCGCTAAACTCATCGATCGTCAATCTCGCGCGCATCATCGGCCCCGCCGTCGCGGGGATCGTGATGGTGAAATTCGGCGCCGCCGTCTGCTTCCTTATCAACGCGCTGAGCTTCCTCGCCGTCATCTACAGCCTGACGCGCATTGAGACAAAAGACAGCGTCGCCCCTCCCCAAAAGAGGGATATGCTGGAGGAGGTCAAAGAGGGACTGGCCTACATCAAAAATGACGAAACGCTCTACCTCAACGCCGTCTTTCTCGCCATCGTCAGCACCTTCGCGATGAACAGCGAGGTCATCATCCCCGTCTTTGCCAAGACCGTCCTCGGCATGGGCGCGGGAGCCTATACGAAGCTGCTGTCCGCGGCGGGCGCGGGATCGCTTACCGGAGCCGTCACGATGGCCTCGCTCTCCAAAAAGGGGGTCAGAAAATGGATACTTCTCGTGGGAGCCGCCGCGACCCTTTCGGTACAGGTACTTATGGCGATCGCCTGGAACTATGCGCTGGCGCTGCTTTTCGTGGCGATGATCGGCTTCTTCAACCTCGTATTCCTCAACGCGGGAAACTCCATCTTCCAGGTCTACGCGCCCGACAAATATCGCGGCCGCGTGATGAGCGTCTATTCCTTCCTCACCCAGGGCTCGCTGCCGGTTGGCAACTTCTTCGCCGGCACCGCGATGCAGGCGCTCGGCGGCTGGGCCGGCTACCCAGTCTGCGGCCTCACGGCCTTCATCTGCCTCGCGTTCTTCATGAGAGATAAAAAAGAGGTTGTGACGGGATGGTTCGAGGGCGCTAAAGCATCAGAGGGGTAAAAATTTCTAAGAACCTTTCGAAAAAAAGGGCGGCATACTACTGTGTAGTATAACCACCCCGGTTCGCATATGTTGAAAAATTTTCTATATTTATGTCCGCACTATTGTTGTTTTTCCCTCAGCAGCGCCTTGATTTTTTCAGGCTTGGCCGGCAGACGCTTTACGCGCACGCCGACCGCGTTATAGATGGCGTTGATGATGGCCGGATGCGGCGCGGTAAGCGGCAGTTCTCCCGCTCCCGACGCTCCCCAGGGACCGAATTCGCGCGGCGTTTCCATGTGGATCAGCTCCATATCATCCGTTATGCTCTTGATGTAGGGGAATCCGCACGTCACGAGATTGTTATAGCGCGCCGGATCTTCAAAATCCTCGTAGAGCGCCAGGCCGATACCCTGCGCCAAACCGCCGTACATCTGGCCGTCGACCACGCCGTAGTTGTTGATGACGCCTACATCGTCAATCAGCGTCATCTTCGACACCCAGGTCTTTCCCATCGTCACGTCAACGTCGACCTCTGCCATGAAGAGCCCGTACATATAGCAGGCATATGGCATGCCCTGCCCATTTTCGTCGATTCCCTTAACCGGCACGATCTCTCCGTCCGCGTTACGCGTCACGCACTCATATGTCCCATGGTAGATAACTGGGAAACCTTCTTCGACCATTTCATCGTATGTCCGAAAGGTCCCGTCCGGCCTGCGCATCGCATCCATAAGTTTATTACAGCCGTCAATAATGGCCTGTCCGACCATCACCTGGCATCGGCTGGCCGCCGCCGGCCCGCTGTTCGGGCAGCGATAGGTGTCATTAAGGAAGAGGCGGATACGGTTAGGCTGCAGGCCGAGCGGCACGAGCGCCCGATGCGCGGTCCCCAGCGTGCCGATATCGGCGCCCTGTCCGTGATCCTCCCAGGTATTGTAGACCATCACGCCGCCATCCGGCATCAGCTCGATGTCACAGTTGGCGGTGTCGCCTCCGTCCACATTTGAGTTGTATACGCCAAATGCGACGCCGACACCCTTCCGCATGGTCTCGGTAGACTCCTCTTTCGCCCGTTTCAGGGCCTCATGATAGCGGGGGCGCAGGATTTCGACCATTTTGGGCAGAGGATAAACGTCCGGCGCATGACCGTGAGGGAAGGTCCCCCCGGGGTGAATGGCGTTGAGGTAACGGAACTCAAGCGGGTCCATGCCGACCTTTTCCGCAAGCATATCGACCGCCACCTCCTGCGCGATATGCACCTGCGGCGCGCCCCAGGCGCGGAATGCCGTGTTCCATTTCTGGTTTGTGTAGACGGCGTATCCTACGCCGTTCACATTTTCAACGCCGTAGAGCGCGCCCATATAATGGCAGAGTTTCACGACGAGGCCCGGGGCAAATTCGGAATATGGCCCGTGATCGACCCAGGATTTGTGATTTATCGCCCGGATACGTCCATTTTCGTCGGCGCCGAGGGCGACCTTCATCAGGAACGGCGCGCGTTTCGGCGTATAGGTCACATGGTGCTTCGTGTCATAGCGGCAAAAGACGGGACGTCCCGTGGCGATGACCGCCGCCGCTATATATCCCTCGCAGGTCAGCCCCAGCTTGTATCCGAACGAAGCGCCTGTGTGGTTCTGAATGATGCGGATCTTCGAAGAGGGGATGCCGATACCGCGCGCGAGAAAGGAGGCCGCGCGATAGATGGAGATGTGCTTGGACTGGATCGTCAAGTTGCCATCTTCATCCCAGTAACCGAAGCCAACATCGTTTTCCAGCGTCAGATGCGGCTGCCTTTGAAGATAAAAGACATCTTCCACCACATGCGGCAGAGAATCAAGGACTTCAGCGGCATCCTTTCCCTTGCGGACCCGCCGCTCAAGGTAGACATTGGAGACACCTTCGTGAATTGACGGAGCATCCGGGGCAAGCGTATCCTCCACATCCATCAGCGCGGGCAGCTCTTTCAGTTCGACACGAACCTTCATGGCCACCGCCTCCGCCTGCTCATAGGTCTCCGCGCAGACGACCGCGGTGACGTCGCCCCACATGAATATCTTTTTATCACAGAGTATAGGGCGCTCCCAGCCATTGCCGGATAACACGCTTGGATGCTGCGCGCCGAAGAGTTTATTCGTGCCACCGAAGGCGTAAATGTCATCCGCCGTGACGACCTTGACCACGCCCGGCATCCGCTCGGCCTCTTTGATGTCGAGGCTCAGGATCTCCGCGTGATTTACATCCACATGGACCAGCGCGGCATAAAGCGTGTTCGGCGGCAGCATCATACCGGCATCATCTCCAAAATCCCAGGTCCCGGTCACTTTGAACTTATCGCTCGGCCTCGGGTAGTTCGTGCCCCAGATAAGCTCGCCGGGCTTCAAAGCGCGTCCGAAATCTTCCATCTCTTTTTCGCCGCGCAGGACCGCCGCGGCGTCCATCACCGCATTCACAATCTGTTTGTAGCCGGTACAGCGGCAGGCACACCAGTGCTTCTGCAGCCAATTACGCACATCCTCCCGCGTCGGATTGAGGTTGGTATCAAGAAGCCCTTTCGCCGCCATGACGAATCCCGGCGTACAAAAACCGCACTGGATCGCGTTGTTCGCAATAAACGCCCACTGGATGGCGTGCAGATGATCGGGCGTTCCCAAACCTTCCACCGTCAGGATATCAGCGTGCTCAGGGATTGATTTCATCCTCACTATACAGGCGTGCATGACCTTCCCGTTTACGATCACATTACAGACGCCGCACTGTCCGCATTCACATCCACGCTTGGTGCCGGTAAGTTTCAAGTGATTTCGTATGACGGTCAGTAAGGTATCCTCCGCCTTGCAAACAACACGCGTCTGATTACCATTAATGTTAAGCAGATAGGATTTTAGAACAACTTTATTTCCAACTGATGAATCCAACGGCTTCTCCTCGCTTTCTCTCTCATGTAATACGGCTTCATATGCCGAAATTTTTTATGCACCATGCGCCATATTTTTATTGGCGTGAAGTTTTAAAGTCAACGAATCAGGATCGGAGACAATAACGTACCCATTGCGGACACTGCGCAAGTTCAGGACAGATAAGCGGGGAGCTCTCTGCACACCGGATAAACGTCTCCCTGCCATCGGCGCGACATCCTCCGAGAATTCCGCACCAGTAAGCGGTGTCATGGTAATCTGTGTTGCCCTCACGCTGAGGGAAAACGCCTTATGTTTATAACAACCGCTCACATGGGACATGTGGGGGCAAAAATAGCGGGTCGGTCAATCGCAGAGTTAATATCTCTTTACGCAGCATTTAGCGGAAAACCATTTCATTTCAAACACATGGGAAGTTTTCATGGCGATATAAAAGCTCTTTATTCGCCATATTTCTCATGCCCTCTTAAATCTGCCCTTTCTTCAGCTGATTCCGCACAGAGAGCGCGAAGGTCATGATGGCAATGAACAGGAAGGTCAAACTGATCGGCCGCGTGAAAAAGATGAGCGGGTCGTTATTTGAAATGATGAGTGAACGGCGCAGGTTTTGCTCGATCATCGGTCCCAGGATCATGCCCAGAACAAACGGGCTGCCCTGATATCCGTACCTTGTCAGAATAAACCCGGCGATACCAAAGAAAAACGCCACAAACACGTCGAATATCGAATTCTGGATCGTGTACGAACCGACACAGCACAGCAAAAAGATACAGGGAAGCAGATATTTTTTTGGCAAACGGTCAATTTTGACAAAAAGATTGGCCAGCCCCAGCCCCACCAAGAGCGTCACTATCGAAGCCACAAAAAATCCCGCGAACAGCGTATTGACCAACCGGGAGCTTTCAACAAAAAGATTCGGCCCCGGCTGCAGCCCCCAGATGATGAGCGCGCCCAGGATAATCACGGTGACGGCGTCCCCCGGAATACCCAGCGTCAGCATCGGGATAAAGGCGCCGCCGCAGACTCCGTTTGCTCCGGCCTGAGGCGCCGCGACGCCGTTGATGTCACCTTTTCCGAATTCATCCGGATTTTTAGCCCACCGCTTGGCCTCTCCATAAGAGACGAAGGAGGCTATATCCGCGCCGGTCCCGGGGAGAGAGCCGATAAACGTCCCAATCAGACTGGAGCGAAAAATCGTGACGATTGAGTATTTGATATCCTCCTTGGTTGGAAGGATGCGCGATATCCTGCTGCTGCCGCCATCTTTATGCGTCAGTGCGGCAGGATTTTCGATTATCGCCCCTGCGTTGCGGAAGACCTCGGAGATGGCGAAGAGCCCGATAAGGGCCGGTACATATGATATACCCGTCATGAGAATCAGAGTATCTCCCGTATAACGGGAAATTCCATTGATCGGGTCCATTCCGATCGTCGCCGTCAGCACGCCGAGCAGCGCGGAGATAACGCCTTTTAGGAGCGAATCGGAGCAGAGCACGGCGACGACGGAGAGCCCGAATACACTGATCGCGAAATATTCCGGAGCGCTGAATTTCAACGCAAACTTCGCAATTATGGGCGACAGCGTAACAAGAAAAAGCCAGCTCACCATCAATCCACAGAACGCGGATATCTGCGCCATGCCGATCGCCCGCCCCGCCATACCCTTTTTCGTCAGAGAATATCCATCAAAACAGAGCGCCGCGGAGGCGGGAGTTCCCGGCGTATTCCAGAGAATAGCGCTGACGGAACCACCCTGTACCGCTGAGATAAAGACGGCGGCCAATATGAGCAGCCCCTGCTCCGCGGAAAGGGAAAAGGAGAGCGGGACTAGGATCGCTACCGCCATCGTCGCGGTCAGCCCGGGCAGAAAACCGACAATATATCCGCCCACCACGGAGACGACTGTCAGGAGAATCATGTCAAACGTGAAAAAACTCTGAAAACCTTCTAGCAGACCGCTGAACATCGTAATACCTCCATCCCTGAAATTTAAAAAAGCCCCTGCGGCAGCTGAACCTTAAGAGCCATGTAAAACAAACAGTAAACTGTCAGCGTAATACCGCTGCTCAGTAAAAGTCCCTTAGGCCAGGGTATCCGAATCAGTGTGCAAAAGAAGAAAATTACAATAAGCCCCGTCGCGATAAACCCTATCGCCCAAAGTAAAACAGGGACGAGACAAGAGAGGGCAAAGAGCAGGAGCAGCCGAAAGGGAAGTTTTTCTTTCTGAGAAGACTCCGCCGGCTTTTTTCTCCGCAGGGCAATCAGCTCCAGGAGGCTGCTTGCCAAAAGGAGCAGCGCACACAGGTTGGGGAAGAAGCTTGGCCCGTAACGTCCGGCGTTTGGTGCCGCAGCCTGGACTTGGATACCTCCGTACAGAAAAGAAAGCGCGACTAATATAAACGCAATTGGAATAAAGGTCTCTTTGTTTTTCAAAACAATTCACCTCCAAGTGTGTGTGTTCTTAAAAAGCCCTTCTCCTCGGAGAAGAGAAGGGCCAATAATGTTCAAGGGATTTGTATCAGTGAAAGGTTACTGTATGGCTTTTTTAAATACCGGGTCCATTTCGTTGAGCCATTTTGTGAATTCCGCGCCTTTGCGGTTGTTGTACTTGAACCCCCGGTCTTTGAGGAATGCCTGCGTCTCCTGCGAGGTGATCGCCTGCTGGAAGACCGCGGTCACATCGTCAACGATATTCTTCGGCGTCCCCTTGGGAAGGCCGATGCCCCACCACGCTCCGATCACCGCGGGACATCCCTGTTCGGTAAATGTCGGCGCCTCGGGGCAGGCTGCCTGGCGCTCCGCGCTGGTCACCCCGAGGATACGCATACGCCCATCCTGCACAAAGGGAAGTATCTCGGAGAAACCGCACGCCACCGCGGCGACGTGATCGCCAAGAGCCGCGGTAATCGCCGCCGCACCGCCGTCATAGGGGACGGGCGTGACATTGACATTGGAACCTTTTTCGATAAGACGCAGCGCAAGATTCCAGATGGAGCCCTCCGCCAGTGCGCCGACTTTGACTTTATCAGGATCTTTCTTAACGGCATTTAAGAAATCCTCGTATGTTTTCAAGGGAGAATCAGACTTCACCGCCAGAACAGCCGGAGCGGTCGCGATAAGCGCCACATGCTCGAAATCGCGGAATGAATACTTCGCCGTTCCCGCCAGATGCATCGTCGAGGCCTCCGTCGTGATGACCGTAACGTTATATCCGTCTTTGCGGGCCGTTGAGCCGTATGTCTGCCCAATCGCGCCGCCGCCACCGGTACGGTTCATTACAATGGCTGATTTTCCCGTATTTTTCTGAATCTGAGAGGAGAGCAGACGTGCGATCGTATCCGTAGCCCCGCCGGGAGTGGCTCCTACGATCAATGTTATGTCACGTGTCGGATAGGCGGCAAAAGCGGTGCCAAAACAGGCGGCAAAGAAACAAACTGCTAATACGAGAACCAAAGATTTCTTCACAAAAATCACCTCCGTGGAGATTAATATGAGCGGTCAGCTCATATGTTCATAAAACGACAATTTCAAATGCTCCTCGACTTTCTCCCTTACTCTTTCAACTTCCCCCTTAGCCATCAGATCCAGTATCTCCCTGTGCCCCTCCAAACTCTTGGAAAACGGCTTGCTCTCCTCCCGCCAGATCCGTTCCGAATCCCAGTGCTCGAAACCGATAGACTCGATGATGTCCTTCAAAATACCGGAGAGGACGCTATTCTTGGAGGCCTTTCCCAAATAAAGATGAAACTGAAGATCCGCTTCATGGTACCGTTCAACGTCCTTCGTACGGACGGCCTCTTCCATCTCCTGATAAAGCCCTTCCAGCTTTTTTATATCGTTATTGTCCAGTTTGTAGGCTGCATATTCCGCGATCACCGGCTCGATCAGAAGCCTGGCAAAGAAGGCTTCGATCGATCCCTCCACCTTGCCAAGTTCTTCAAGATACGACCACAGTACGGTCTTCGTCGATGCGATTGGAACGCTGGCGTCTCCCGCGTTTTGCACAAATGTTCCCTGCCCGGGACGTCTTTTGACGATACCCATATTGACCAAGACAGACATTGACTCGCGTATGACCGAGCGGCTGACGCCGAATGTTTGAGCTAAGGTCTGCTCGTTGGGCAGCTTATCATTTTCCCGCAGCGAGCCGCTTTCAATAGCCTCCAATATTTGTTTGATCACATTATGTGTCTTTTTTCCACTGTCAAGTTTTTCGAACATATTTCTATCCCCTTTCTGACAACTATATCCTATGTCAGACATATGAGTTTAGTCAACTTACGCCGTCCCGGGCCGGACGGCAAAGTAACGACAGCGGAAAGCACATAATATCTGTCCCGAAAGAACGACGGGAAAAATTACCGGGGACAATTAGGGAGTACCTTTATTAAACATGTCATTGTGCATTTACGGGAGCAACACTAACTTATATATCCATATACCCGGCATGGGAATCATGCCTGTCATGGCCCATTTATGGGATCAGCCCAAAACCTCCGGATTTACAAGCGCGCCGGGACGTTTCCCGGCAAGCGCGGCGATACAGTTTTCCGCCGCGAGCCTGGCCATGCCCTCGCGGCTGTCAGGCGAAGCGCTTGCGATATGGGGCGCCATCACAACGTTTTCCATCTCTAAAAGTTCGGGCGAGACGACCGGTTCGTTCTCATACACGTCAAGTCCGGCCCCCCAGATCTGTCCCGTTTTCAGCGCCGCCACCAGCGCCTTTTCATCGACGACGGGCCCGCGGGCGCAGTTTACCAAAATAGCCGTCGGCTTCATAATCTCAAACGCGCGTGCGTCAATCAAATGATGCGTGGCGGGAATGTAAGGCACATGAAGCGATACAAAGTCCGACTCTCTTAAGAGTTCTTCTTTGCTGACAAGATTCGCCCCCAGCTTTTCCAAAGTTTCGCTGCGTGCGACGTCGTGGTAGAGTATCTTCATGTCGAACCCTCTGCTCTTCAGGGCGAAGCTTGTACCAATCCGCCCCGTGCCGATAACGCCCAGCGTCCGGCCTGTGATATCCCGTCCCCAGAAATCGCAGGGAGAAAGATTCCACGGTTTGCCGCTGCGGATGAACCGGTCTCCTTCGCCGACCCTTCTCGCTGCGGCGAGCATCAGACACCAGGCAAAGGTCGCGGTGGCGTCGGTGAGGACATCGGGAGTATTAGTCACCATGATCTTTCGTTCCGTCGCAGCCTCGACATCGATGTTATTGTACCCGACGCCATAATTGACGATAGCCTTAAGGCAAGGCCCGGCACTCTCAATAACGTCACGGGGGACCGCGATTGACGCGCTCACGACGACCGCGTCCACGGTACGCATTTTTTCGCCGAGAAGCTCTTTTGAAATCGGCCCTTTGCGGTCATAAACTTCGACTTCGTACTCTCGTTCGAGCATCTCGGCAAGTATCTTCGGCAACGTCAGCGCTACATAAACTTTTTTCCTGTTTGCCACTTTCTGAAACCTCCCTGCTGTTTTTATTTTTGCCGTTCTTAACCTTTGATCCAAGCTTTTCTCAATACCGCGGCTTTTAATGCAGCTTTTTGCAGTCTATGCCGCGGCTGTGAAAAATAGACAGCGCCGCGGCGACCTCTTCATCCGCGGGCACGGGGACCCCTTTCATCGCATATTCACGGCCAAGTGCGTCATATTTCTTTTCTCCATAGCGGTGATAGGACATAAGCTCGACCGGCGTCTTCGGTATGTTCTCCGCAATCCAGTCCGCGATCGCCGCCGCATCTTCATGCGCGGCGTTAAAGCCGGGGATGAGGGGAAAGCGAATGACGACCCGATCCCGTTTTTCAGCCAGCCTGCGCAGGTTGGACAGAATGCCCGCCGCCTCACAGCCGGTACCCGCCATCTGTTTTTTATCGTCAACATGTTTCACATCAAAATAAATCGTATCTGCAAAATCTAAAACATCTGAAAAATTTTCCCATGGTACGGCGCCGCAGGTCTCAATCGCGGTATCGAGCCCCTCGTTTTTACAGGCTTCAAGCAGCGACCGGGCAAAGGTCCCATCAAGAAGCGGCTCCCCTCCGCTCAAAGTGACGCCGCCGCCTGAACTTCGGTAAAAGGACGTGTCTTTAAGGGCGGTTTCGAGAAGCATATCCACGGTATATTCCTTCCCGTAACGTACCAGCGCCCCGGAGGGGCACGCCTCCGTACAGGTCATGCACCGCGTGCATTTCGACCGGTCAATCTTTCCTGAGACAACG is a window encoding:
- a CDS encoding tripartite tricarboxylate transporter TctB family protein; protein product: MKNKETFIPIAFILVALSFLYGGIQVQAAAPNAGRYGPSFFPNLCALLLLASSLLELIALRRKKPAESSQKEKLPFRLLLLFALSCLVPVLLWAIGFIATGLIVIFFFCTLIRIPWPKGLLLSSGITLTVYCLFYMALKVQLPQGLF
- a CDS encoding glycyl-radical enzyme activating protein; the protein is MKTAVLFNIQRYSLFDGPGIRTVFFFKGCPLSCQWCANPESQSPAYEVAFEERNCIGYGRCNVSCPAAAVVSGKIDRSKCTRCMTCTEACPSGALVRYGKEYTVDMLLETALKDTSFYRSSGGGVTLSGGEPLLDGTFARSLLEACKNEGLDTAIETCGAVPWENFSDVLDFADTIYFDVKHVDDKKQMAGTGCEAAGILSNLRRLAEKRDRVVIRFPLIPGFNAAHEDAAAIADWIAENIPKTPVELMSYHRYGEKKYDALGREYAMKGVPVPADEEVAAALSIFHSRGIDCKKLH
- a CDS encoding tripartite tricarboxylate transporter substrate binding protein, producing MKKSLVLVLAVCFFAACFGTAFAAYPTRDITLIVGATPGGATDTIARLLSSQIQKNTGKSAIVMNRTGGGGAIGQTYGSTARKDGYNVTVITTEASTMHLAGTAKYSFRDFEHVALIATAPAVLAVKSDSPLKTYEDFLNAVKKDPDKVKVGALAEGSIWNLALRLIEKGSNVNVTPVPYDGGAAAITAALGDHVAAVACGFSEILPFVQDGRMRILGVTSAERQAACPEAPTFTEQGCPAVIGAWWGIGLPKGTPKNIVDDVTAVFQQAITSQETQAFLKDRGFKYNNRKGAEFTKWLNEMDPVFKKAIQ
- a CDS encoding FadR/GntR family transcriptional regulator; translated protein: MFEKLDSGKKTHNVIKQILEAIESGSLRENDKLPNEQTLAQTFGVSRSVIRESMSVLVNMGIVKRRPGQGTFVQNAGDASVPIASTKTVLWSYLEELGKVEGSIEAFFARLLIEPVIAEYAAYKLDNNDIKKLEGLYQEMEEAVRTKDVERYHEADLQFHLYLGKASKNSVLSGILKDIIESIGFEHWDSERIWREESKPFSKSLEGHREILDLMAKGEVERVREKVEEHLKLSFYEHMS
- a CDS encoding D-glycerate dehydrogenase is translated as MANRKKVYVALTLPKILAEMLEREYEVEVYDRKGPISKELLGEKMRTVDAVVVSASIAVPRDVIESAGPCLKAIVNYGVGYNNIDVEAATERKIMVTNTPDVLTDATATFAWCLMLAAARRVGEGDRFIRSGKPWNLSPCDFWGRDITGRTLGVIGTGRIGTSFALKSRGFDMKILYHDVARSETLEKLGANLVSKEELLRESDFVSLHVPYIPATHHLIDARAFEIMKPTAILVNCARGPVVDEKALVAALKTGQIWGAGLDVYENEPVVSPELLEMENVVMAPHIASASPDSREGMARLAAENCIAALAGKRPGALVNPEVLG
- a CDS encoding tripartite tricarboxylate transporter permease produces the protein MILLTVVSVVGGYIVGFLPGLTATMAVAILVPLSFSLSAEQGLLILAAVFISAVQGGSVSAILWNTPGTPASAALCFDGYSLTKKGMAGRAIGMAQISAFCGLMVSWLFLVTLSPIIAKFALKFSAPEYFAISVFGLSVVAVLCSDSLLKGVISALLGVLTATIGMDPINGISRYTGDTLILMTGISYVPALIGLFAISEVFRNAGAIIENPAALTHKDGGSSRISRILPTKEDIKYSIVTIFRSSLIGTFIGSLPGTGADIASFVSYGEAKRWAKNPDEFGKGDINGVAAPQAGANGVCGGAFIPMLTLGIPGDAVTVIILGALIIWGLQPGPNLFVESSRLVNTLFAGFFVASIVTLLVGLGLANLFVKIDRLPKKYLLPCIFLLCCVGSYTIQNSIFDVFVAFFFGIAGFILTRYGYQGSPFVLGMILGPMIEQNLRRSLIISNNDPLIFFTRPISLTFLFIAIMTFALSVRNQLKKGQI